CGGTGGCCTTGCTGGCACTGGCGGTGGCCGCCTTGGCGCTGAGCCTCGCCCGTCCCCAGCGCCCCGCACCGCCGATGGATGGCACCCTGCCCCGGGCAACCACCCCGGAGCCAAGCCCAGCGCGGGAGGTTCCGGGGGATGTCATCCTCGCCCTGGACACCTCCTTCTCCATGGCCGCCGACGATGTCCGCCCCTCGCGCATGGCGGTGGCCCGCCGCACGCTGCGGGAGCTCACCGCCGCCCTGCCGAATCACCGACTGGCGCTGTTGCAGTGGGAGGCGGAGCCGCGGGTGCTGTCTCCCCTGACCGCGGACCACGACCTCTTGTTGGTGCAGGCGGAGGGCCTCGAGGCCGGTTCCATGGAGCGCCCCGGTTCGGCGCTGACGCCGGCGCTGGATGTCGCTACGGACCTCTTGTCCTCGAATTCCTCGGCGACCACCGGCGCCCCGGCAACTAATCCCCGACGCGCCGCCGCCCGACCGCGGGCCATCGTGGTGCTCACCGACGGCGAGGACCACGGGGGAGGATCCGGGACGGGAGCCTCGGCACCAGACCTCGCGGAGCAGCTCGCCGAGGTCCTCCGGGGGTCCGGGATCAGGGTCCACGGTGTGCTCGTGGGCACCCGGGAAGGCAGCCGGTTGCCGCTTCCCGAAGGCGGATTCAAACGCGACGCCGATGGCCGGGAGGTAGTGAGCCGAGCCCGGGAGGAGCCGCTCCGCTCGTTGGTGCGGGAAACCGGTGGCGTGCTGCTGTGGGCACAGCGAGCCGACACGTCCCTCGCTCCCCTCATCCAGAGCTTGCACTCCGCTCCTTCCGGTGACGAGCCGGGAGCCCCTGTGCGCGAGGCCTTCCAAGGACCGCTGCTCCTCGCCGCCCTGGCCCTCTTCGGCCATCTGCTCCTCGGCGACGGCCCCGTGGGGCGGACTCCCCCCCTCGACCTCCGCACCCGGCTGCACCGCGCCGGAGCCCTGACGAGGACAGGCTGGAGCGCCGCTCACCAACGCCTTCGGCGAGGTCTCCGCTGGGCTCGGCGACGCTGGCGAGCCCGCGGCACCGCGGCCCTCCTCTGTCTGCTGGTCCTACCCTGGGCCAGCGGCCAGGCGCCAGCGCCAGCGGACGGCCCGACCGGCGGGCCTCAGCTTCCCGGCGACTCGGCTCGGCCCGCCGATCAACCCGTGAGGAGAGGCCTCTGGCAGAGTCCCCGGCGCCTCAGCCGCTTCGCCGTCGAGGCCTACACCCAGGGGGATCCGGCCCTCGCCACCGCGGCGGCGGAGGCGGCCCTGGAGAAGGATCCGGAGAATGCGACCCTGCTCTTCAACGCCGGCTCGGCCCGACTGGCCTGGGAGCTGGGGTCCGAGAGGGCAACGAATCAACAGGAGTCCTCGGAAGCTGTGGCAGCGGCCCTCGAGCACTTGGAGAAAGCCGCCCGCACCGCCGAGAACCCGGCCCTGGCGGCGGACGCCTGGTACAACCTGGGCACGGGCCTTCTGATCGGCCCACGGAATCCACGAGACCGGCGGCGGGCCATCCAGGCCTTCGAGGAAGCCCTGCGGCGGAACCCCCAGCATCAGCGCGCGCAGCTCAACCTGGAGTGGGCGCTACGGCCACCGCCGGAACCTCCGTCGCCGCCGGATCCGCAGCCCGAAGGCGACTCGCCGGCCCCCGAGAATCAGCCTCCGGAACCCTCTCCCGACGAGGCCCCCAACAGCGGCGCGGGCTCCCCGACGGAGGATCCTCGATCCGCCAGCGACCGCTTCCGGCCCCAGCCGGACCTCAGCCCGGAAGCGGCCCGGGCCCTGCTGCGGGCGGTAGAAGACTTGGAGCGCAGCGGACACCGCCAGGACTCCGAACCGCGGCGCCGTTCTACGGGGGCGCGGGATTGGTGAGAGCTTTTCGTCTCGCCTACGAGCTATGCCTTGGTCTGGGGCTTGGTCTGGGGATTGGTGTGGGGATCGCTCTGGGATTCCTG
This genomic stretch from Acidobacteriota bacterium harbors:
- a CDS encoding VWA domain-containing protein; amino-acid sequence: MSFAEPGSLLLLLLVPLAAGAAAGLWWRWHRAARRWVAPYLWHRLLPNHDPRWTAATVALLALAVAALALSLARPQRPAPPMDGTLPRATTPEPSPAREVPGDVILALDTSFSMAADDVRPSRMAVARRTLRELTAALPNHRLALLQWEAEPRVLSPLTADHDLLLVQAEGLEAGSMERPGSALTPALDVATDLLSSNSSATTGAPATNPRRAAARPRAIVVLTDGEDHGGGSGTGASAPDLAEQLAEVLRGSGIRVHGVLVGTREGSRLPLPEGGFKRDADGREVVSRAREEPLRSLVRETGGVLLWAQRADTSLAPLIQSLHSAPSGDEPGAPVREAFQGPLLLAALALFGHLLLGDGPVGRTPPLDLRTRLHRAGALTRTGWSAAHQRLRRGLRWARRRWRARGTAALLCLLVLPWASGQAPAPADGPTGGPQLPGDSARPADQPVRRGLWQSPRRLSRFAVEAYTQGDPALATAAAEAALEKDPENATLLFNAGSARLAWELGSERATNQQESSEAVAAALEHLEKAARTAENPALAADAWYNLGTGLLIGPRNPRDRRRAIQAFEEALRRNPQHQRAQLNLEWALRPPPEPPSPPDPQPEGDSPAPENQPPEPSPDEAPNSGAGSPTEDPRSASDRFRPQPDLSPEAARALLRAVEDLERSGHRQDSEPRRRSTGARDW